AAAAGAACAACATATAGCAAAAGTTGTCCTTATAGATGGAAGAAAGTTAGCAAAATTGATGATTGAATATAATGTAGGTGTTTCAGTAGAAAGTACTTATGAAATAAAAAGAATTGATAGTGATTTTTTTGAAAATATAGATTAAGATAAAAAAAGGAAATATTATGAAAATACAGCAAATATTTAATGAATTAACAGATTTGAATGATATGAATTATAGATTTCATTTAGCAAAACCAGCAAGTGAAAGACCCTCAGATGTATTAGCTCGTTCAAGAGAAGATTGGCTAGGGTGGCAGATATATAAAGAAAGAGAAAATGGAGAGAGATTTCCTTATCCTGTGAAATATATTTTTAGTTTTGCACAATTATCAGGAAATGAATTTATTTTTGGTGGAATATTCGAGATTTTAGATAGAAGTGGAAAAGAATATAAGGTTAAATATGTAGATAAATATCAAGATTTAATAGGAAGAGTTGTATTAACATATACTGGAAAAAATAAAAGAGGAACTGTTTTCAGACCTAGTCATATCTTGGAAAATTCAGAAATAATTGAAATTTATAAAAGTGCATATAAAGGAGAAAAATTTCCTGGTATAGAAAATATAAATCATACTTATAAACAACTAAGAATAGTTTATGATAATAAACTAGAGGATTGGAAAAATATACTTAGTAATATAAAAGGAATTTATCTTTTGACAGATACTAAAACAGGAAAACATTATGTAGGTTCTGCTAAAGGTGTGGATAGTATATATGGAAGATGGAGTAATTATATTTATGGATTTGATGGTGGGAATAAAGAATTAATAAAATTGAGAAAAGAAGAAGGGGAAGAATATTTTAAAGAAAACTTTAAATTTTCGATTTTAGAAGTTTTTGGAATGAGTTTTGAAGATAAAAATATAGAAGCAAAAGAAAGTCTATGGAAAGAAAAATTAATGAGTAGACAGTTTGGATATAATTCAAACTAGAGATTTAAAATTGTGGAGGAAATAAATAATGTCAGAACATCAAGCAGAATTAGAAAAAAGACTATGGGCAATAGCCAATGAGCTTAGGGGAAATATGGGAGCTGATGAATTTAAAAACTATATACTAGGTTTAATATTCTTTAAGTTCCTATCTGAAAAAATAGAGAAAACAGGAAACGATATATTATCAGAAGATAATATGAAATTTGAAGATATAGAGGGAAAAGATGAATATATTGAAGCAGTAAAAGAGTATTGTATCAATAGTATTGGTTATTTTATAGAGCCTAAATATCTTTTTGGAAATTTAGCTAGTAGAGCAAAGAATGGAGAATTTATCATAGAAGATTTGGGGCTAGCTTTGAAATATATAGAAGATTCTACAAATGGACAAGCTAGTAATGACGATTTTTCAGGACTATTTGGAGATGTAGATTTAACATCTTTAAAACTTGGAAAAACTTCTAACGATAAAAATAAAATGATTTCCGAAGTAATAAAACATTTACAAGATATTAATTTTAATTTTGATGATACAGAAATGGACGTTTTAGGAAATGCCTATGAATATTTAATAGGTCAATTTGCTAGTAATGCTGGTAAAAAGGCTGGAGAATTCTATACACCAGCACAAGCTTCAAAACTTTTGGCAAAATTAACAACAGTTGGAAAAGATAGAATAAAATCAGTTTATGACCCTACTTGTGGTTCTGGTTCTCTATTATTAAAAGTAGCTTCTCAAGTAGAAGTATCAAATATCTATGGGCAAGAGTTAAATACTACAACTTATAACTTAGCTCGTATGAATATGATATTACATGGAGTAAAATTTAATGATTTTGAGATTAGACAAGGGGACACATTGGAGAATCCACAACATTTAGACAAAAGATTTGATATAGTTGTGGCTAACCCTCCATTCTCTCAAAAATGGAGTGCTGATGATAGTTTTCTATCTGATGAAAGATTTGCTTCTTATGGAAAATTAGCTCCTAGTAGTAAGGCTGATTTTGCTTTTATTCAACATATGGTTTATCATTTAGATGATGAGGGAACAATGGCTGTAATAGTTCCTCACGGAGTATTATTTAGAGGAGCAAGTGAGGGAGTTATAAGAAAATATTTATTAAAAGAGAAAAATTATATTGACGCAATAATTGGACTACCTGCTAATATTTTCTATGGAACAAGTATTCCTACTTGTGTAATTGTAGTTAAGAAAAATAGAAAAAATGATGATGATATATTATTTATAGATGGTTCAAATGATTTTGAAAAATCTAAAAATCAAAACTATTTGAGAGATGAAGATGTAGAAAAGATTGCTAATACTTACAAAAATAGAGAGGAAATAGAAAAATATTCTAAAAGAGTAAGTATGAAAGAGATTGAAGAAAATGATTATAACTTAAATATTCCAAGATATGTAGATACTTTTGAGGAAGAGGAAGAAATAAATCTTGAAGAAGTAGTAGAGAAAATAACAAAGATAGATGAGGAAATGAAAGAAGTAGATGAAACTATCAAAAACTTCTGTAATGAGCTTGGAATAAAAGCTCCTGTAATGTAGGTGAGAATATGGAAATTGAGAGAAGAGATATTTTTACAGATATTAAAAATATTATTGACTTATCTTATCAAAAAGCGCAGACAGTGTCTGCGGAATTTAAACTTTCATATTCTCATTATCTTACTCTTATGAGAATAACAAATATAGAGGAAAGAAATTTCTATGAAATAGAGGCAATAAATAATAATTGGAGTTTAAGAGAATTAAAAAGACAAATTGATTCTGCTTTGTATGAAAGATTAGTTTTGAGTAGAGATAAGGAAAAAGTTATTGAATTATCTAAAAAGGGGCAATTAATAGAAAAGCCTCAAGATATTAGACAGATACAAATGTATGTAAATTACTATGATAGACATGTAAAACTTGATGATGAAAATAAAACAATAGGAATTATAATATGTAAAGATAAAAATGATACTCTTGTAAATATGACACTTCCAGAGGGAAATGAACAAATATTTGCTAGTAGATATATGACAATCTTACCTAGTAAAGAAGAATTGAAAAAGATAGTAGAAAGTGAGGTAAGAGAATGAAAAAAGTACCAAAGTTAAGATTTAAAGAGTTTAGTGATGAATGGGAAGAAATAAAAGAGGATATAAAAATTTTATCTGGTAACGCTTATCCATTAGAAAGTTATAATTCAGAAGGAATTTTATTAGTCCAAGGCTTGAATATTTATCCAGGAAAATTAATAATAGAAAATCCTATATATATAGCAAAAAATTTCAATAATTTTAAACATATTAATATTAAAAATGGAGATATTTTACTTGGGTTAAATAGACCTATTATTAATAATGAGTTAAAAGTTTGTTTATTTGAGAATGATAAAGCGTACTTATATCAAAGAGCAGGAATACTACATTTTAATAAAAATAATATAAATTCTAAATTTATTTATCAATATTTAAGAAGTGAAAGTTTTAAAAGAAAATTAGAAAAAGAATTAGTAGGGTCGGACCAACCTTATATAAAATCTGATTTGTTTAAAATTATAAAAATTTATTCAGGAAAATATTTCGAACAAGAAAAAATAGCTAACTTTCTTTCTAGTATAGATAAAAAAATTTCTTTAACAGAAGAAAAATTAGAATTATTTAGAGAATACAAAAAGGGAGTTATGCAAAAGATTTTCTCTCAAGAATTAAGATTTAAAGATAATGAGGGAAATGATTATCCAAAGTGGGAAGAAAAGAGATTAAATGAATTAGTTGTTAAATTAACAAATGGGATAAGTTTAAATCAAAATTTAGAAAAGAAAGGATATAGAGTAACAAGAATAGAAACTATTTCAATGGGGAAAATAGATATAAATAAAATAGGATTTGTTTTAACTGATAAAAATTTAGATGAATATAAATTAAATATAGGAGATTTATTATTTAGTAATATTAATAGTGTAGAACACATAGGAAAAATAGCTTATGTAGATAAAGATTATAATTTATATCATGGAATGAATTTGTTGAGAATAGTTTTTAAAGAACAATATAATTCAAAATATTTTTATTATATTTTAATAACTAATAAATATAAAAAGATATTTGAAAAATTATGTAATAAAGCAGTAAGTCAAGCTAGTATAAACCAAACTGAATTAGGAAAAATTAAGGTAAAATTTCCTATTTTAGAAGAACAAAGAAAAATAGCAAATTTCCTATCATCTATTGATGAAAAAATAGAGAAAATTGAAAATGAACTTGAAAATTTAAAAGAATTTAAAAAAGGATTATTACAACAGATGTTTGTATAAATTATATAATAAATTTGTCGGTATAAGATAAAGTAAAAATATCTTATTACCGACAATGGTAAAATACCTTATATTTCAATAAAAAAGAAATAATAAAGAATAATTTTATAAAAAATATTTAAAATTTATAGAATTCGACAAAAATACATTATAAATCTTTCTAAAATAATAATATTTTAAAGTTATAAGACTAAAACCAAGTAAATTGGTATTTAAAC
This region of Fusobacterium perfoetens ATCC 29250 genomic DNA includes:
- a CDS encoding restriction endonuclease subunit S, with product MKKVPKLRFKEFSDEWEEIKEDIKILSGNAYPLESYNSEGILLVQGLNIYPGKLIIENPIYIAKNFNNFKHINIKNGDILLGLNRPIINNELKVCLFENDKAYLYQRAGILHFNKNNINSKFIYQYLRSESFKRKLEKELVGSDQPYIKSDLFKIIKIYSGKYFEQEKIANFLSSIDKKISLTEEKLELFREYKKGVMQKIFSQELRFKDNEGNDYPKWEEKRLNELVVKLTNGISLNQNLEKKGYRVTRIETISMGKIDINKIGFVLTDKNLDEYKLNIGDLLFSNINSVEHIGKIAYVDKDYNLYHGMNLLRIVFKEQYNSKYFYYILITNKYKKIFEKLCNKAVSQASINQTELGKIKVKFPILEEQRKIANFLSSIDEKIEKIENELENLKEFKKGLLQQMFV
- a CDS encoding GIY-YIG nuclease family protein; translated protein: MKIQQIFNELTDLNDMNYRFHLAKPASERPSDVLARSREDWLGWQIYKERENGERFPYPVKYIFSFAQLSGNEFIFGGIFEILDRSGKEYKVKYVDKYQDLIGRVVLTYTGKNKRGTVFRPSHILENSEIIEIYKSAYKGEKFPGIENINHTYKQLRIVYDNKLEDWKNILSNIKGIYLLTDTKTGKHYVGSAKGVDSIYGRWSNYIYGFDGGNKELIKLRKEEGEEYFKENFKFSILEVFGMSFEDKNIEAKESLWKEKLMSRQFGYNSN
- a CDS encoding type I restriction-modification system subunit M, producing the protein MSEHQAELEKRLWAIANELRGNMGADEFKNYILGLIFFKFLSEKIEKTGNDILSEDNMKFEDIEGKDEYIEAVKEYCINSIGYFIEPKYLFGNLASRAKNGEFIIEDLGLALKYIEDSTNGQASNDDFSGLFGDVDLTSLKLGKTSNDKNKMISEVIKHLQDINFNFDDTEMDVLGNAYEYLIGQFASNAGKKAGEFYTPAQASKLLAKLTTVGKDRIKSVYDPTCGSGSLLLKVASQVEVSNIYGQELNTTTYNLARMNMILHGVKFNDFEIRQGDTLENPQHLDKRFDIVVANPPFSQKWSADDSFLSDERFASYGKLAPSSKADFAFIQHMVYHLDDEGTMAVIVPHGVLFRGASEGVIRKYLLKEKNYIDAIIGLPANIFYGTSIPTCVIVVKKNRKNDDDILFIDGSNDFEKSKNQNYLRDEDVEKIANTYKNREEIEKYSKRVSMKEIEENDYNLNIPRYVDTFEEEEEINLEEVVEKITKIDEEMKEVDETIKNFCNELGIKAPVM
- a CDS encoding PDDEXK nuclease domain-containing protein — translated: MEIERRDIFTDIKNIIDLSYQKAQTVSAEFKLSYSHYLTLMRITNIEERNFYEIEAINNNWSLRELKRQIDSALYERLVLSRDKEKVIELSKKGQLIEKPQDIRQIQMYVNYYDRHVKLDDENKTIGIIICKDKNDTLVNMTLPEGNEQIFASRYMTILPSKEELKKIVESEVRE